The following are encoded together in the Chlorocebus sabaeus isolate Y175 chromosome 20, mChlSab1.0.hap1, whole genome shotgun sequence genome:
- the PEX19 gene encoding peroxisomal biogenesis factor 19 — MAAAEEDCGVGAEADRELEELLESALDDFDKAKPSPAPPSTTTAPDASGPQKRSPGDTAKDALFASQEKFFQELFDSELASQATAEFEKAMKELAEEEPHLVEQFQKLSEAAGRVGSDMTSQQEFTSCLKETLSGLAKNATDLQNSGMSDEELTKAMEGLGMDEGDGEGNILPIMQSIMQNLLSKDVLYPSLKEITEKYPEWLQSHRESLPPEQFEKYQEQHSVMCKICEQFEAETPTDSETTQKARFEMVLDLMQQLQDLGHPPKELAGEMPPGLNFDLDALNLSGPPGASGEQCLIM; from the exons ATGGCGGCCGCTGAGGAAGACTGTGGTGTCGGGGCAGAAGCAGACAGGGAATTGGAGGAGCTTCTGGAAA GTGCTCTTGATGATTTCGATAAAGCCAAACCCTCCCCAGCACCCCCTTCTACCACCACGGCCCCTGATGCTTCGGGGCCCCAGAAGAGATCGCCAGGAGACACTGCCAAA GATGCCCTCTTCGCTTCCCAAGAGAAGTTTTTCCAGGAACTATTCGACAGTGAACTGGCTTCTCAAGCCACTGCAGAGTTCGAGAAGGCAATGAAGGAGTTGGCTGAGGAAGAGCCCCACCTGGTGGAGCAGTTCCAAAAGCTCTCAGAGGCTGCCGGGAGAGTGG GCAGTGATATGACCTCCCAACAAGAATTCACTTCTTGCCTAAAGGAAACACTAAGTGGATTAGCCAAAAATGCCACTGACCTTCAG AACTCTGGCATGTCGGATGAAGAGCTGACCAAGGCCATGGAGGGGCTAGGCATGGACgaaggggatggggaagggaacATCCTCCCCATCATGCAGAGTATTATGCAGAACCTACTCTCCAAGGATGTGCTGTACCCATCACTGAAGGAGATCACAGAAAAG TATCCAGAATGGTTGCAGAGTCATCGGGAATCTCTACCTCCAGAGCAGTTTGAAAAATATCAGGAGCAGCACAGCGTCATGTGCAAAATATGTGAGCAGTTCGAGGCAGAGACCCCCACAGACAGTGAGACCACTCAAAAGGCTCGTTTTGAGATGGTGCTAGATCTTATGCAGCAG cTACAGGATTTGGGCCATCCTCCAAAAGAGCTGGCTGGAGAGATG cctcctggcctcaactTTGACCTGGATGCCCTCAATCTTTCGGGCCCACCAGGTGCCAGTGGCGAACAGTGTCTGATCATGTGA